ATTTTTCAGGTTGATGAGATACTCACAAAGAAAGTTAAGAGCTCCCTCTTGAGCGGGAAAGTTAAAATTAGGATACACGCAGGAGAAGAAACTTTGGAAAAGGTGGTTTGATGTCTTCTCTCCTTTTAGCTTATGAGGATTTGAAATACCTCCTGAACAGGGGATACAGAAAGAAGTATGCCCTCGAGTTTGTTGCAAACCATTACAGGCTTTCCCAGAAAGAGAGGCATTTTTTATTCAGATGCGTCTTTTCTGATAGGGAAATTGAAGAAAGAAAAGTTAAGCTTCTCCAGCCTGGGAACTTAAAAGAGAAAGTCCTTGGGATTGACGGCTTCAACGTGTTGATAACCCTTGAATCTCTCCTTGATGGGATGGTAATTCTCTGCGAGGATGGGCTTTTGAGGGATCTCAAACATCAGGGAGGGTATAAGATAAGCCCAAGAACTTTGCAAACGTTGAGTCTTCTAATTGACTTTTTAAAAACGCTGAACTTAAAGGAAGTTTTGTTTTTATATGATGCGCCAGTGAGTAAAAGCGGTAAGGTTGCCGAGCTCACAGGAGAGCTTTTAAATAGATATGGTGTCTCTGGAAAGGTCAAGTTATCTAAGGCCCCGGATCATGATTTGAAAGCTTTTGAGGTTGTGGCCAGTTCAGATATAGGCATAATCGAAAAGGTCCCTTTTGTAGTGGATTTACCCCAGATGATAGCCAAGAAGAGGGGATTGAAGTACTTATACCTCGCTGAGGTTTTAAAAACCCCGGAGCTGTTGGAATTTTAGCTTTTAGGTATTTTTCGAATGTTGCAATTTCGTTTAAATTGTTGGGAAACTATTAAACAGACGGTCCTCCGCTGGATACTCCTGTCCACTGAGAGAAGGGTACATTACGCTGCCACTCCCTGAAGAACTTTTACGAGGCCTTTAGAATCGAAACACCGGAGGAAAAATGGTCTCGTGAAGCTCAGTGACAATATCATCTTTGAGAAGGTTTTAACAAAGTAAGGTTTATATCCTTTCTTCCCTATCTTCTCATATGTTCGGAGAGCACGAGCTAAAGACTCAGTTCATAAGGATTGCTGACAAAAAGATTCACCTTCTTGAAGAGAAAGGAGACATAATCAGGTACAGGCGGGAGAATGTAGAAAAGCTTATCAAAAACAGCGGAGAGAAGCTTAAGGTTCTCCCCTCTCCAGCCTTGGGTTATGGTGTGAGGCTTCTTATGGTGAAGTTCAAAGAGCTCGTTGTGATACCTCCCCGGGATTCAATAACTGGCTTTGTTGAGGCCCCCGTGGAGATTGATGTCAAGGTTGGCGGTTTAACCATAGACCACTTCATAGCTGGAAAAGAGAAGTACGCCCTCTACGGCACGTTGGAGGCGGGGGTAATATGTCGCTATCACGTCAGTCCCTTTTACATGGAGGAGCCCAACTCTATAGGGGTGGCGAAGCTCATAGTTTCCAACCCATCACCCGAGTGGAAATCCCTTGAGAGGGTTGTGATCCCAATAAGGGGGACGTCCATGTATTACGCGGGCACAAAGGCCTACTATCCACTTCTCGTTGTTACGCTCAAGAATGGCATTCCTGAGGTCAACAACACCGGTAGGCCGCCAAAGGATGGGTTGAGAGCCGTTGGAGAGGGATTATCTCTACCTAACTTCCTGATGAGGTGGTGAGCGTGAACGTTACCTCAGATACCACCTCTTTATGGGGGCAGGAAAGCCTCGGACGAGAGCTCATATTCAGGTTAACGATAGGGGATGTCTTAAAAGCCACCATAATAATAGTGGTGGGCCTCCTGATAGCAAAACTCCTCCGGAAATACCTTCTTAACCTATCAAGAAGCACCAAGTACGTGTGGATAATCAATGAAGACACTGCATCAACGCTGCACAACCTGATACTCCTCATCTCTCTCATATACTCTGTAAGAGCCCTGGGCCTCTCCTTCTCCATCGGAGGGGTGGAGATAAGCAACGTCCTTACGGCGTTTTTCGTCTTCTACTTCTCCTACGTACTTGCCAAGAAGTCAAAGGACTATATGATAATGCGTTCTTCAAAGCAGAGGCTCCCGGAGGTTCAAGTCAAGGCGAAGCTCTTCTATTATATTATAGTCACCCTTGCTTTCTTCCTCGCCCTCAATATTGCCGGTTTCACTGGTAAGCTTACCACTCTACTGGCAGCGGCCGGGATAACGGGTATCGTTCTCGGTTTTGCCTCCCAAACCGTTGTGGCCAACTTCATCTCTGGCATATTCATGTACTTCGACAAGCCGCTTAAGATAGGTGATCCCGTTGAGGTTGCGGGCTATTCGGGCGTTGTCCACGACATAAGGATACTCTCCACCAGAATAAGGACGTGGGACGGTCTCCTCGTGAGGATTCCAAACGAAAAGCTCTTCAACAGCGAGATAAAGAACCTTCAGAAGTATCCAGCGAGGAGAGTTGACATAACAGTGGGCATAGCCTACAAGGAAGATGCCCAGAAAGCGATAGATGTGATAAAGAAGACCCTCGACGAGATGCCCTATGTTTTAGCGGAGCCGGAGCCAATTATATTCGTTGATAACCTCGGGGACAGCAGCGTCAACATAGCGGTAAGGGCATGGGCACCGAGCGAGAAGTGGTTCGACGTGAGGTGGCAGATAGTTCAGAAAATAAAGGAGGCCCTCGACAGGGAAGGCATAGAGATACCCTTCCCGCAGAGGGTCAACTGGTTCGCGGAGGAGCTGAGGGTGAGGATAGAGGAGCCAGAAGAGGAGAGCTCTTAACCCCTTCTCTTTTCTATCAGTGCGTAGAAAAAGCCTATGGTTCTGTGCCTGTGGGGCCATGCCCTCATCGTTCCCTCCAAAAAGCCCGGGTCATAGGGCCAGCTTAGGGGCACGAGCTTTGCATCGGGGTGTCTCTCAAGGAACCACTTGATCACTTCCTCGTTCTCCTCGGGAAGCATTGAGCAGGTAGAATAGAGTAGCCTCCCTCCGGGCTTTAAAAGCTTCCAGGCGCTCTCTATGAGCTCCTTCTGAAGGGTTACCACTTTGGGGATGTTCTTCTCCTTCAACCTCCATCTCAGCTCGGGGTTTTTCGCTATTGTCCCATCGCTCGTGCAGGGAGCATCAAGCATTACTTTATCGGCAATTTCCTCGCCGAGGAGTTCTGGTGCCTTTCTCCCATCGGCTTTGATAACCTCTGCAATCTCAACCCCCGTCCTCTTGAGTACTTCTTCCATGCGCTTTATTCTAGCTTTATCAACATCGAAAGCATAGATTTTACCTTTGTTTTCCATCAGCTCCGCCATATGGCTCGTCTTTCCTCCCGGTGCCGCCGCTAAGTCCACCACCGTTTCCCCCGGCTTCGGGGCAAGAACCAGCGAGGCAACGGCGGAAGCTTCCTCCTGCGCTATCGCCCATCCTCTGTTAAAGAGCCATTCGGGATTGAAGGGGTCGATGATTCTAATTATGGTCCCGACTCTATTGCTCCTCTCGAAGAGGACATGCTTTTTCTTGAGGTAGTCCTCAACTTCTTCAACACTTGCTTTAAGCTGATTAACCCTTATGCTCGTCGGAAGGGTTTCGTTGAGGGCCTTTAGGAGTTCTTCAGCTTCCTCTCCAAGCAACGCTTTCATCCTTGCTATGAACCACTCGGGAAAGAGGTACTCCCACTTGAGTCGCTTTTCCTCGGTGTTGAGCTTGGGGATGTAATTTATCACCCTCGGCAGGAGGTCGTAGTAGTAATATCCCACGTATGGGTGAGTTCTTTTCGAGAGGAACTTGGCCAAGCCTTTAAGATGCTGGATAGTTTTCTCATTTGGATTTCTGAAAACTGCAACCTCAATGGCTACCCTTAAAGTGGCCCTTAACCAGGGGTCGAGGATGAGGGGAGAAACGCCGACTAGCTCTTCTACAATCTCGTCTATCAAGCCGAGGCGCCTCTGGATTGAGTAGAAAATACCGGTGAGCTTCGAATTTTCCCAGTCTTCTATTTTGTACTTTGCAAAGGCCTTCCTCTTCGCCTGCTGGCTGGGTTTTACTTCTTCTCCGAGCTTGACGGCCTCTACTAAGGCGTAGAGCTGTCTGTCACTTAACTTTAGCTTTCCCATCTCAATCCCTCTCAAACCGGTAGATGTCAACTAAAATCCGTTCAAGTTTTTTCCTATGGAAGAAAAACTGGGCCGGAATTTCGAAGGGGAGGGTTAAGCGATGGGTAATCAAAGCCCCTCAGATTTGACAGGATAATTGCGAGGTGCTTTTTCTTCATTCTATCACCTATGAGCTTGCAATGTAGTGGAAGAGTTCCTCCCACGTCATGTTGAACTCGAGGCCTTTTATCCCAAAAATTGTCCCCGCCGTGGTTAATATAAACATTACCACGACTACCCCTAAGAGAAATCCAAACTCTGCCGCAAACGTTACAACAAGTGCCTCCTTCAAGGTTAGCCTAAGCAGCTTTAAAACTGCAAAAAGCACCAAAACCCCGAGAAAAAGATTTATTCCCAGGGAAACTCCAACGCCCAGAATGGATATTGCCAAGATCGAATAGCTTTTCAATTCTCTGTATGTGAAAACCTCTAGAGCCGTTTTCAGGAAGAGGTAGTAAAGGACTACAAAGATGGTATAGATGATGACATCTACAAGTTGCATGAGAGAAAATTGGGAATGGGATTTATAAAGACTTTGGAAGCCTGAGGCTTATTCCCATAGGTTCATCCTTCTCTCTCTTGCCCCCCGGGATTTCATCGAACTCGTACTCCTCCCTTAACCCGAGTAAAATTTCCACCTCCCTAGGCGTAAGCACCGGCTTTCTCCAATTCTCAACATCGTCTATAGGGACACGCGGACATGCCACAACTACGTAGGCGTCAAAGTCAAAGCCTTCCAAAGCTTGGTAGCTTATATGGTTCATCACTATCAGCTGGGCCTTTTTTCCATGCTCTTTTAGAAGTTTTACAATTCTTCTGGCTTCCCCAAGTCTCAGTTGGCCCTTTTTGGTGCTTGTTATTACTCCAAACTTCTCTGCATCGTAGGCTTTAGCTATCTGCGCCCAGCGTTTTCTTATCCATCTCTCCGCCTCTTTGTCCATCCATATTGCATCGCCGCTGTATGGGTTTATTGCAAGGGTTGGCTTTTTTGTGGCTAAAGCAACGCCAATGGGGTGGAAGTAGCCAGCCCCAATAAAGAGAATGCCCTCTGCCTCCACTTTTGCCGCCGAAAAGTTGCATCCCAAAACTTGGCCGGGGAAGGAGACCCTTCCATCTCCCCTGCCGATTCTTACCTCAAATCCCTCATCTTCAAGGAATTCCTTTGCTCTGTTTAAGTCCTTTACGTGCTGAACGGTCGTAACCAATGCTATTCTTTTTCCGAGCTTTTCTATCTCATGCAGATTTTTAGATAACGCTTTGATTACATCTACTTTTGCAAAGGCGGGAATAAAAATCGTTGGGACTTCGAGATTAAGCACCATGTACGAATGGCCGAGATGGATTAATGCATCACATCCGAGC
The Thermococcus sp. 2319x1 DNA segment above includes these coding regions:
- a CDS encoding DUF434 domain-containing protein: MSSLLLAYEDLKYLLNRGYRKKYALEFVANHYRLSQKERHFLFRCVFSDREIEERKVKLLQPGNLKEKVLGIDGFNVLITLESLLDGMVILCEDGLLRDLKHQGGYKISPRTLQTLSLLIDFLKTLNLKEVLFLYDAPVSKSGKVAELTGELLNRYGVSGKVKLSKAPDHDLKAFEVVASSDIGIIEKVPFVVDLPQMIAKKRGLKYLYLAEVLKTPELLEF
- a CDS encoding DUF432 domain-containing protein produces the protein MFGEHELKTQFIRIADKKIHLLEEKGDIIRYRRENVEKLIKNSGEKLKVLPSPALGYGVRLLMVKFKELVVIPPRDSITGFVEAPVEIDVKVGGLTIDHFIAGKEKYALYGTLEAGVICRYHVSPFYMEEPNSIGVAKLIVSNPSPEWKSLERVVIPIRGTSMYYAGTKAYYPLLVVTLKNGIPEVNNTGRPPKDGLRAVGEGLSLPNFLMRW
- a CDS encoding mechanosensitive ion channel family protein encodes the protein MFRLTIGDVLKATIIIVVGLLIAKLLRKYLLNLSRSTKYVWIINEDTASTLHNLILLISLIYSVRALGLSFSIGGVEISNVLTAFFVFYFSYVLAKKSKDYMIMRSSKQRLPEVQVKAKLFYYIIVTLAFFLALNIAGFTGKLTTLLAAAGITGIVLGFASQTVVANFISGIFMYFDKPLKIGDPVEVAGYSGVVHDIRILSTRIRTWDGLLVRIPNEKLFNSEIKNLQKYPARRVDITVGIAYKEDAQKAIDVIKKTLDEMPYVLAEPEPIIFVDNLGDSSVNIAVRAWAPSEKWFDVRWQIVQKIKEALDREGIEIPFPQRVNWFAEELRVRIEEPEEESS
- a CDS encoding RsmB/NOP family class I SAM-dependent RNA methyltransferase, producing the protein MGKLKLSDRQLYALVEAVKLGEEVKPSQQAKRKAFAKYKIEDWENSKLTGIFYSIQRRLGLIDEIVEELVGVSPLILDPWLRATLRVAIEVAVFRNPNEKTIQHLKGLAKFLSKRTHPYVGYYYYDLLPRVINYIPKLNTEEKRLKWEYLFPEWFIARMKALLGEEAEELLKALNETLPTSIRVNQLKASVEEVEDYLKKKHVLFERSNRVGTIIRIIDPFNPEWLFNRGWAIAQEEASAVASLVLAPKPGETVVDLAAAPGGKTSHMAELMENKGKIYAFDVDKARIKRMEEVLKRTGVEIAEVIKADGRKAPELLGEEIADKVMLDAPCTSDGTIAKNPELRWRLKEKNIPKVVTLQKELIESAWKLLKPGGRLLYSTCSMLPEENEEVIKWFLERHPDAKLVPLSWPYDPGFLEGTMRAWPHRHRTIGFFYALIEKRRG
- the dph2 gene encoding diphthamide biosynthesis enzyme Dph2, translated to MHELHEREVLEKLRELDAKRVLIQTPEGLKREAQFLAEFLEENGIESLISGDINYGACDPADREAKMLGCDALIHLGHSYMVLNLEVPTIFIPAFAKVDVIKALSKNLHEIEKLGKRIALVTTVQHVKDLNRAKEFLEDEGFEVRIGRGDGRVSFPGQVLGCNFSAAKVEAEGILFIGAGYFHPIGVALATKKPTLAINPYSGDAIWMDKEAERWIRKRWAQIAKAYDAEKFGVITSTKKGQLRLGEARRIVKLLKEHGKKAQLIVMNHISYQALEGFDFDAYVVVACPRVPIDDVENWRKPVLTPREVEILLGLREEYEFDEIPGGKREKDEPMGISLRLPKSL